A stretch of the Notolabrus celidotus isolate fNotCel1 chromosome 3, fNotCel1.pri, whole genome shotgun sequence genome encodes the following:
- the LOC117810087 gene encoding RNA guanine-N7 methyltransferase activating subunit-like, with protein sequence MTENETETTESQKKYEELFAHRFSSEDNEYQQYVSRPPDPPPMVEDWRSRGGGNRGRDNRYQDRRGGHGWGGGRGWGGDRGWRGDNRRQHHWQDRDRDRGQDRDRDRDRFQDRDRDRDQGRDRDRQWGHGSGYQSGPPSSNQTSNSHQQRPHYDRY encoded by the exons ATGACTGAGAATGAGACTGAGACTACGGAGAGCCAGAAGAAGTACGAGGAGTTGTTTGCCCACAGATTTTCATCAGAGGATAATGAATACCAGCAATATGTGAGCCGTCCCCCTGACCCCCCTCCCATGGTTGAGGACTGGAGGAGTCGTGGAGGAGGCAACAGAGGCAGGGATAACAG GTATCAAGATCGTCGTGGAGGCCATGGGTGGGGAGGAGGCAGAGGTTGGGGAGGAGACCGGGGTTGGAGAGGAGACAATCGCAGGCAGCACCACTggcaagacagagacagagacagaggtcaAGAccgggacagagacagagacagatttcAAGAccgggacagagacagagaccaagGTCGAGATCGAGACAGGCAGTGGGGGCATGGGAGTGGGTACCAATCAGGCCCTCCAAGCTCCAACCAGACATCCAACTCTCATCAGCAGAGACCACATTATGACCGCTACTGA